The genome window CCCGAGGAAGAAGCCCCCCAAGGAGAGGCCAGTGTCAGCACGTCGAATGCATTGCCGTGATTGCAAGACCGAGCGGGACTTTGAGCAGCGTCGAGTTGGCCGGGTGCGGGGTGCCGAGTGGATGCGGCGCCGCTGGTTCCGATGTCCGGTCTGCGGGCTCGAAAGACGCCTTCGGGAGACGGACGAGGGCTGGTACATGCCGCCGGCGACAAGCACTCGGAGGAAATCCCAGGAAACACCCTCACCCCGTCTCTGTGGAGGGACAGACGCGTAAGACAATTCCGGTGTTGAGCGGCGACTCCCCACACCGATCCCCCCAGCCCTGCCGGTGTGTGCCCCTGAATCCTGAGCACATCGGCGGGGCTCTTTCATTCCGCGGCACCATGACCACCTCACGCAGCGAACGGGGTACACCTTGAAGCGACGTCGGTTCCTCACGTGGCTGGTGGCGCTGGCAGGGGGCTGCGGTCGGATGCCCGTGCTCGCTGCTCCATCGTACCGCTACCAGTGGCGCCCCGGAGTGGCGAGGACGGATGACCCTTCGATCGCACACCTGGGGGCACAGCGACGGACATCGGGTCTACTGCGACGGCGAGGACATGGGGCGCAAAGTCTTCGCCGCACAGTCGGGCTCCGATGGCTGGGTCGACCGGTATGTCACCGATGGCAATGGCCGCATCCTGGTGGACGCAACCGGGCGGGCGCCGAGGGTGGAACGCTGCACCGGAAACGTGGTCGTCGATCTCGCCGAGGACGGGGTGCTGCGATCTGCACCGCAAGGGAAAAACCTCGGAATAATCGAGGATGGCACGCACGGAATCGCGAGGCATGGCACGGCAGTGCGTGGTCGATCAGCGGCCACCCCCGACGGGTCCTTCCCTGGTCGCCGACCCGGCAAACCGCACAGCCTGCCCGACGCGAATCAACACAGTCCGTCCGCCTGACGGTCTTGGGGTCAGGGGGAATCTGTGGGCAGACCAAAACGGTCCGACCTCAAGCTCTACGAACAGGCCATTCGGAAGCGGTGGCCGGTCTCTGAGACGCTGAAAACGGAAGTCGTCCGCGAGGTGCGGGGGGTCCTCAAGACCGGCGACAAGCGGGAGAAGGTCGCCGCGGCCCGCGTGATCCTCTCGATGGAACGACAGAACCAGCTGGAGGACCAGGAACAGGAGCGGGATGAGCGCGCAAACCTCGGATCTCGAGTCTCTCAACTCATTGCTGAGCTCATTGAGCACCGAAGAGGTCTCCCTCCTCCTACGCCGATCTTCGTCACCGGAACCGACGTCCGAGGCGGAGAGCGACCGCCAGCGGAAGAAGCGGAAGCGGGCGGAGGAGCGGGCACTCTCGATCCCCCCGGTGCAGGACCCGGAGCGCCGCCTACGTCTTGAGCGTGAGGGCTGCGCGGCTTGGCTGGCGTGGTACCGGAACGACCTGTTCTATCACGACTTCACGCCGAACCAGCGGCGAATCATCCAGTCGATCGACGAGCGGATTCAGTTCGGTGGGCTGAAGGCGATCGCGGCGCCCCGCGGCGACGGCAAAACGGCCATCTGCGAAGGGACGATGCAGTTCGCCCTCGTCCGCGGCCGGCTCCGATACCCGCTGATCGTGGCGGCCAACGCCGAGGCCGCCAGCGACATCATGGACAACATCAAGACGCCGTTCGAAGTGAACGAGCGATTGATCGCCGACTACCCCGAAATCTGCATCCCGGTCCAGGAGCTGGCCGAGGCCCCCCAGCTCGCCGCCGGACAGACGGTCAACGGCCGCAAGACGCTGGGCGAGTGGTCGAAGAAGGGCGTCCGCTTCCCGACGGTCTGGCTCGACTGGTGCCCGAACTGCCTCTCCGCCGAGACGCTTGGCGAACTCCATGGTCCGTTTCTGTGCCTCCGGTGCGGTCACGCCTTTGAGCTGTGGAAGTCGGACATTTCCGGGCTCGTCTTCGGTCCGTCGGCGTGTTCGGGAAGATCCGCGGAAAGCGGAAGGAGGCCCAGCGGCCGGACTTCGCCCTGCTCGACGACATCGAGGACGAGGAATCCGCGGTCAGCCGGCAGAAGATGACCAAGATCCGCCGGGTCATGGACAAGGCCGTTGCCGGTCTCGCCGGACCAGACAAGCGGATGGCGACCGTCTTCCTCTGCACCATCCAGAACCAGACCTGCGTCTCGGCCGAGTACACCGACCGCAAGCGACAGGCGTCCTACTCCGGGGACCGGTACCGGCAGGTCATCGCCTGGCCGGAGTCCGAGGACGCGAAAAAGCACTGGGCCCGCTACATCGAGATCCGGCAAGACGGGATGCGGTCGGAGGAGGACATCGACGGCCGGTCCGCGCAGGCCTACCTCAAAGAGCACTGGGCGGTTATGCACGAGGGGACCGTCCTGGCGAATCCCCACCGGTTCGTCACGGATCCCGGGCAGGATGGCGAGCCGCTCGAGCTGTCGCCCCTGGAGCACATCTACAACGTGGCAGCGGACCGCGGCTGGGACACGGTCGACTGCGAGTACCAGAACGCCCCGAAGGACGAGGATCAGGCGAGCGGGATCCCGAAGCCGGAGGTGATCGCGAAACGACTGACCGTCGCCGGTCGCTGGGTCGTTCCCGCCAAGACGCAGAAGGTAACGGTAGGAATCGACGTCGGGGACTACGGACTCTGGTGGACGGTCGGCGCGTGGTGGACGCACTTCGCCGGGCAGGTCATCGCTTACGGCTGCTGGCCTGAGCAGAGCCGGCGGTTCTTCACGAAGGCCGAACTGACGCCGACCATCAAGGACGTCTACGCCCAGGTCCACGGCGCGGAGGCGGCCGGGGACGCGATGATCTTCTGGGCCCTCGGCCAGCTGGTCGACTATCTGGCCGATCAGCCTCTCGTCACCGAGACCGGTGAGCGGCACCGAATCGCCCGCATCGGGGTCGACTCCGGGCACGAGTACAACGCGGTTCAGCAGTTCGCGCAGAACTATCGAGTTCCGAACCTCGTCCTTCCCACGAAGGGCTTCGGGCTCGCGGTAAAGAACAAGCCGATGTCCATGTGGGCGAAGACGCCGGGGACGATCGACGGCTGGAACTCCCGGATCGCCCGCACCCAGGAGCGGCGCGAGATCCTGGTCGAGTTCGACGCGAATCGATGGAAGGCCAAGCTCCACGGCCTGCTGGCGCTCCCCATGGGCTCCTCTGGGGCGTTGACGCTCTACGGCGGGGAACGAGTCGATCACCGTCAGATTGCCGACCACCTGACGGCGGAACGCCGGGTCTACATCGAAGCCGCCGGCCGGAAGGGCTTCGAGTACGAACCGAAGGTCGGAGTTCACGACAACGACTGGCTGGATTCGACCACCATTGCGGCGGTCCTGGCCGGCTTCGAAGGCATTAAGGATGCAACCGATGGGACGCCACAGAAACCCGCCCGCCGAACCAACCGTCAACGGGTCAGCTACCTCAACACCTGAAGAGGGCGCCGACTTGGCGGGCAAATCCAAATTCGAGGAGGTCGTTATCCCGGTGGGGAAGTGCGCGAAGTGCGGAAGTACGTCCGCCGAGACGACCAACACGACACGAACGCCGTACAGCGGGCAAATCATCGTTCGGCGCTGGAAACGATGCCTGGGCTGCACCCAGATGCGGATCGAAAGGACGATCGAATCGACCTGATTTCGGCCATCCTGCTACCCGGTAGCAAGATGAACCGTTTTCCCGTCGGAAAGAGCGATTGCTGATCTCCCCGCGAACGCGGTGCCCCTGCATTCTTGGTGCATGGCTGATCGCACCGCAGAAATCGCTGTCCTTGAGGCGCTGCTGAACTCGGGGGCCCTGGAGACGGAAGTCCAGGGCCGCCGGATCAAGTTCGCCAGCCACGCGGACCTCCGAAAGCGGATCATCGAACTGCGGGCCGAGTCGGAAGGACGAACCCGCCGACCGCGAGCCGCCCAGATTTACATGGGGGGGCTTTTCGTGATCGCTCCCGCATTGCACATCGCCCGGCGTGCCATGCAGGCCGGACAGCAATTTGTTCAACGCGTCCGCCGATCCAGTTTCGGCTACGACGCGGCCGACAGCGCCGGCAATGGAAAGCGGCGCGCCCCTTCAACGGACCTCCGTCACGAGGATGGAGTCCTGAAGGGGACGAAGCGGAAGAGGATTCAAGGCGGCGCCCGCGATGCCGCCCGAAACTTCTCGCTGGCCGCCTGGATGGTCCGGGCTCACGTCAACTACGTCACGCGGCACCGGTTCCAGGCCCGGACGGGGAACGACGAGTTCGACGAGCAGCTCGAGAAACTGGTCGCCAAATACTCCCTGCCGGAACACTTCGACATCTCGGGGCGATTCTGCCTCGCCGAGTTCGTCGCGATGACGGAGCGGGCGGCGTTCCTCGATGGAGACTTCCTCTGGGTCAAGCTGGCGTCCGGCCACATCCAGGGGATCGAGTCCGACCTGATCCGGGATCAGGAAGCGAACGATACGGTTCAGGTCGTCAACGGGGTGGCGGTCGATCCCAAGAAGGGCGGGCGACCGATCGCCTACGCCGTCTTCTGCCGGCCCAAGCCGTCCCAGAGTCAGACCGAGTTCGTGCGATGGGTCCGGGCGGAGAACGTCTGGCTGCACGGCTACATCGAGCGCGTCGACCAGACCCGCGCATCTCGCCACTGGCCGCCGCTCTCAATCCCCTGCAGGACGTCTACGAGGGATTGACCTCTCGATGGTCAAGTTGAAGGCGGAGTCCCTGTTCGCCTCAAGATCAAGACGAGCTCCGGGAATCGACGGGAACCCTGCTGCCGGTCACCGGCTCCGGGGACGAGGAGGACGGCGGAGACGAGGAAGGGGCAGGCGGCCCCAAGTACGCCATCGACTTCGGAAACGGCCCGGTCAAGCTGGAGCTCGACACGGACGAAGACGCCGAGTTCCTGCAGCACGACTCCCCGGGGGGAACGCCCAGAACTTTATCAAGCTGGTCGTCCTGGTCACGTTGAAGGCCGCGGACCTCCCCTATTCGTTCTTCGACGAATCATTCACCAACTTCTACGGCAGCCGCGCGCGTGGCTCCGGTACGACGAAGCCTGCATCCCCAAGCGGGAGCGGGTCGCCGCCTGCTCAACGCCTGGACCCTCTGGCGGATGCAGCTGTCCGAGCTCGACGGGCGAACTGGTCGTTCCGGAGGGGATCACCCTCTCGACGATTGTTGGGACTGGGTGCCGGACGGCTCCACATGGTGGGATCCGGTCAAGGACGTCGAGGCGAACAAGTCCGCCGTCATGGCGGGTTTCGCCGACCCGAGAAGGTCACGCGCAAGGGTGCGGCGGGACATCTATCAAAACATCCGGTCAGCCGCTCGCGTCAAGGCGTTCGCGGAAAAGCTGGGAATCCCGTTGTCGTGGATCCCGATCCTGCAGCCGGTCGAAGTCGTGGAGAAGGACCCAGAATGACCCTGAATTTCTCGGCGAGCGGCCGAAGTACGACCGGTCCGACGCTCTGCGGCAGAAGCCCAGCGCGTCCAGCCGACCGGCGGCATGTTCGAGGCCGGTCTGATCGAAGGCGTCAGCCTGATCACCGAGGGGGAAGCCCTTGGGCACGAAGCCTGGATTGACTCCGTCTTCGCCCAGCAGGTTGCCGACGCCCTCAACGCCTCCGAGAAGGGGGTGAAGTCCCGGTTCACCATTCCTCCCTGAGCGGCGATGGAATGGGGGACGTTCCTCGGACGAATCACGAATGCCCGCGTCGCCGGGGACCAGATCCTCGGTGATCTGCACCTGAGCAAGTCTTCGCACGAAGCACCGGACGGGGACCTCGGCAAGTACGTCATGGGATTGGCGGACGAGGATGACGGCGTCTTCGGCTCTCGATCGTCTTTGAACACGACGAGGAGTCGGAGCGGGAGTTCTACGGCTCGAATCTCGAGGAGTTCGAGTATCAGGACCGCCAAGGCGAGAAGAAGAAGGGCAAGCGGTTCAAGTCGCCGACAGCCGGAACACGAAACAGCTCTATCACGTCGCCTGAAGGAACTCCGCGCGTCGGACGTCGTTGACGACCCGCGGCCAACCCGAAGGGGCTGTTCTACCGGGGGCAAGACATCCCGTTGATGCGGACAAGGTGCTGGCGTTCGCTCTGGGCGTCAGCAAGGAAAGCCCGTCGCCTCGCAGTTCGGGATCGACCCGGACCGGCTGAAGGGATTTGTGACCCGGTCTCTCGCGGCTCATGGCCTGGAGATCAAACGAAAGGACGAGTCCATGAGTCTCAACGCATCTCCGCCGGCCGACAACGTGACCCCGGCGACCAACACCGCTCCGACGGGGCCGACCCGGGACGAGCTCCTCTCTCAGATGTCGGTCTATACCGACGCCTTCGGAGCGGAAAAGGGCGTGGCGTGGTTCAAGGAGGGCAAGCCCTCGTCGACTGCTGGCGCGAGACGGCGGTCGCCCTCCGCGAGCAGCTGGCGCCGCCACGAAGGAGAACGGCGACCTGAAAACGAAGCTCGCCGCCGCCGCGGGGAATCGGCCCCCCTGACCTTCTCGGCC of Planctomyces sp. SH-PL14 contains these proteins:
- a CDS encoding terminase gpA endonuclease subunit, whose amino-acid sequence is MFGKIRGKRKEAQRPDFALLDDIEDEESAVSRQKMTKIRRVMDKAVAGLAGPDKRMATVFLCTIQNQTCVSAEYTDRKRQASYSGDRYRQVIAWPESEDAKKHWARYIEIRQDGMRSEEDIDGRSAQAYLKEHWAVMHEGTVLANPHRFVTDPGQDGEPLELSPLEHIYNVAADRGWDTVDCEYQNAPKDEDQASGIPKPEVIAKRLTVAGRWVVPAKTQKVTVGIDVGDYGLWWTVGAWWTHFAGQVIAYGCWPEQSRRFFTKAELTPTIKDVYAQVHGAEAAGDAMIFWALGQLVDYLADQPLVTETGERHRIARIGVDSGHEYNAVQQFAQNYRVPNLVLPTKGFGLAVKNKPMSMWAKTPGTIDGWNSRIARTQERREILVEFDANRWKAKLHGLLALPMGSSGALTLYGGERVDHRQIADHLTAERRVYIEAAGRKGFEYEPKVGVHDNDWLDSTTIAAVLAGFEGIKDATDGTPQKPARRTNRQRVSYLNT
- a CDS encoding phage head-tail joining protein; amino-acid sequence: MADRTAEIAVLEALLNSGALETEVQGRRIKFASHADLRKRIIELRAESEGRTRRPRAAQIYMGGLFVIAPALHIARRAMQAGQQFVQRVRRSSFGYDAADSAGNGKRRAPSTDLRHEDGVLKGTKRKRIQGGARDAARNFSLAAWMVRAHVNYVTRHRFQARTGNDEFDEQLEKLVAKYSLPEHFDISGRFCLAEFVAMTERAAFLDGDFLWVKLASGHIQGIESDLIRDQEANDTVQVVNGVAVDPKKGGRPIAYAVFCRPKPSQSQTEFVRWVRAENVWLHGYIERVDQTRASRHWPPLSIPCRTSTRD